One part of the Entelurus aequoreus isolate RoL-2023_Sb linkage group LG05, RoL_Eaeq_v1.1, whole genome shotgun sequence genome encodes these proteins:
- the LOC133649508 gene encoding uncharacterized protein LOC133649508, which yields MRSTQSVDPEAFRPPPLGGTPSGVGLDHTRPDRSPPVPDKVLHKVGGGVLLPDNVIFMLVETGGDGVARFTNIHSTATLAEDNIHAIFDLPVSSAQRPEDLTAVAIDQPRDVPQGSAAPGRGRISGGTDPSPDKQITQAGIFAVGRDQIMVLQFAAFLHKGGGFFWSRKHLNCLLRKDLEYPLFLRAVNRAPMAVTKSSRLVQIRWNLSSWDFTNPA from the exons ATGCGGAG TACCCAGTCTGTGGATCCAGAGGCCTTCCGCCCGCCTCCGTTGGGCGGCACTCCATCTGGAGTTGGCTTGGACCACACACGCCCGGACAGAAGCCCACCCGTGCCGGATAAAGTGTTGCACAAGGTAGGTGGTGGTGTTCTTCTGCCGGACAATGTTATATTTATGTTGGTGGAAACGGGTGGCGATGGTGTTGCCCGTTTCACCAACATACATAGCACGGCAACGCTGGCAGAGGATAACATACACGCAATTTTTGACCTGCCCGTCTCCTCCGCACAGCGGCCGGAAGACCTTACCGCTGTGGCGATTGACCAGCCAAGGGATGTTCCGCAAGGGAGCGCTGCTCCGGGCCGAGGGCGGATCTCCGGTGGAACTGATCCGAGCCCTGACAAGCAGATCACCCAGGCTGGGATTTTTGCGGTAGGCAGAGACCAGATAATGGTCCTTCAGTTTGCCGCTTTTCTCCACAAAG GGGGAGGCTTCTTCTGGTCCAGGAAGCACCTGAACTGTCTCCTGAGGAAGGATCTGGAATACCCTCTCTTCCTCAGGGCCGTGAACAGGGCTCCCATGGCCGTTACAAAGTCCTCCCGCCTGGTGCAGATCCGGTGGAACCTCAGCAGCTGGGACTTCACCAATCCCGCGTAG